The genomic interval TTGGGTGCGAGCATAGTGACTTGTGCGAACCGTGCCGCCGAACGCGCGCCCGGTGCCGCCAACCGCCCACACCCATGGGTGGCTTGGCATTTCCCTGCCCCCGATGCGTCTCGCCCGGCCGCGCCGCCGCCCCCACGGAAGGCCAACACCGTGTCCCCCCACACGACCTCGTCCCCTCAGCTCTTAGACGCCGTGGACCAGGAACGAACCCACTGGATCGAACTTCCCGCGCACCGCTCCAGCATCGGGGTCGCCCGTCGCTCCGTAGGCACCCGGCTCAAGGCCTGGAGCCTGCCGGGCGAGCTGTGCTCGGACGCGGTGCTGCTCCTGTCCGAACTGGCCACCAATGCCGTGTGCCACACCTTCAGCGCACGCATCCTGTGCGGCATCGGACTGGTCGGCGACGGGATCCTCCGGCTGGAGGTGC from Streptomyces sp. CC0208 carries:
- a CDS encoding ATP-binding protein; translation: MDQERTHWIELPAHRSSIGVARRSVGTRLKAWSLPGELCSDAVLLLSELATNAVCHTFSARILCGIGLVGDGILRLEVHDHDRSGPRLRRCRAGLDDEGGRGLFLVEELADTWGVDRSRLTGGNAVWANLRA